A single genomic interval of Plantibacter sp. Leaf314 harbors:
- a CDS encoding PD-(D/E)XK nuclease family protein — protein MHAPDPIPVIAEPIVIFVINRGWSPDADSQATYDATRKYWRVGSDTRERARYALGVAGGIVRGAFRIQSWHPGEEEGRWGFEGVPAPELGVVGTSVERLAPPRGAANPVRRYLGGIPPTEERPVESLAHELNIEPLARIMYGQRELFHSNLLAWFFDTLPEIADSVFRDLTVDDPSGIASIRSVERERQSLDLVLRWPAAAPLVIENKVFSLPEREQLDDYRNKTAKWKGAPAQHVLLSMSPPREPVDGWTYLSYQELSERIDLALAECDEVSYEVETVRRYSRTVRLLSALLNTTAVHSTKESVWLDGNQLAAIDLRQTRTALQKLRARRVQVVLEEMGVHRGWVDAGHTRGGPLVWWVRGVRIGGTYLEAGWQYQSGQFRRCVVLPHLIGRSDGDRNARAEFAAAHPQLFDFAPLDDVLGHPDLLPMPLDGFGHFAPDFVHRYVKAPDLSIEQLVGATQAIDAQLEALGE, from the coding sequence GTGCATGCGCCCGATCCCATCCCCGTTATAGCCGAACCCATCGTGATCTTCGTCATTAATCGGGGATGGTCCCCTGACGCCGATTCGCAGGCGACGTACGACGCGACTCGTAAGTACTGGCGCGTGGGCTCCGACACTCGTGAGCGTGCAAGATATGCGCTCGGCGTCGCTGGTGGGATTGTCCGTGGCGCGTTTCGAATCCAGAGTTGGCACCCGGGTGAAGAGGAGGGCCGCTGGGGCTTCGAAGGCGTGCCGGCACCGGAACTCGGTGTTGTCGGGACGAGCGTCGAACGGCTTGCGCCTCCCAGAGGGGCGGCGAACCCGGTGCGCCGCTACCTGGGCGGGATACCGCCGACCGAGGAAAGACCAGTTGAGTCGCTCGCCCACGAGCTGAATATCGAGCCGCTGGCGCGAATCATGTATGGACAGCGCGAGTTGTTTCACAGCAACCTACTTGCGTGGTTTTTCGACACGCTGCCGGAAATTGCAGACTCCGTCTTCCGCGACCTGACCGTCGATGACCCGTCCGGTATCGCTTCGATTCGAAGTGTCGAACGAGAACGCCAGAGCCTCGACCTTGTGCTTCGCTGGCCTGCCGCAGCACCTTTGGTGATCGAGAACAAGGTGTTCTCGCTCCCGGAGCGAGAGCAACTTGATGACTATCGCAACAAGACCGCGAAGTGGAAAGGAGCGCCTGCTCAGCACGTCTTGCTGAGCATGTCCCCGCCGCGCGAGCCTGTCGACGGGTGGACCTACCTGAGCTACCAGGAACTCTCTGAACGCATCGATCTCGCCCTCGCGGAGTGCGATGAGGTGAGCTACGAGGTCGAGACAGTTCGACGCTACTCGCGAACCGTGAGGCTCCTGAGCGCGCTCCTGAACACCACGGCCGTCCACTCTACGAAGGAGTCTGTGTGGCTGGACGGCAATCAGCTGGCTGCGATCGACTTGCGGCAGACGAGGACCGCGCTGCAGAAGCTTCGCGCTAGGCGAGTGCAAGTCGTACTCGAAGAAATGGGTGTGCATCGCGGATGGGTCGATGCGGGCCACACACGTGGTGGGCCGTTGGTCTGGTGGGTACGCGGGGTGCGGATCGGCGGCACATATCTCGAAGCCGGATGGCAGTACCAATCGGGTCAGTTTCGCCGATGTGTGGTGCTGCCGCATCTCATCGGCCGTTCGGACGGGGACCGGAACGCTCGAGCTGAATTCGCTGCCGCGCACCCGCAGTTGTTCGACTTCGCTCCGCTGGATGACGTACTAGGACACCCGGACTTGCTACCGATGCCGCTTGATGGGTTCGGACACTTTGCGCCTGACTTCGTGCATCGATACGTGAAGGCGCCAGATCTGTCCATCGAACAGCTCGTCGGGGCGACCCAGGCGATCGACGCTCAGCTCGAGGCGCTTGGCGAATAG
- a CDS encoding nucleotidyl transferase AbiEii/AbiGii toxin family protein gives MTRSAPTRPPSGKAAPSTRCRSSTGTPFALAGSGAIREHGIIDRPTQDIDLFTSDLDAGRFDTAVSSVVNGIRDSGHAVDELRRVEQFARLHITTDEGSFVEMDMGVDYREGEPVTLSVGPVLSLDDAVANKVSALYSRAEARDYLDVDAIRTSGKFTDADLIAAARERGFGFEVPMFAAQLEAVQRLRPDQLPNRARHPATGSAHPANRCTRRPLPGAEPQPTAQSIAPHHPSCGRSFTQRLPFGDRRSERSTAVGSFKGPEPACARYRDNEHEYSGAARDDEDAKAHHHDACGVTIYRGQ, from the coding sequence GTGACGCGATCCGCGCCTACCAGGCCACCATCCGGGAAGGCCGCACCGTCGACCAGGTGCAGATCCTCAACCGGCACCCCCTTCGCCCTCGCGGGCTCGGGAGCGATCCGAGAGCACGGCATCATCGACCGTCCCACCCAGGACATCGACCTGTTCACCTCCGACCTCGACGCCGGCCGGTTCGACACGGCCGTCAGCTCCGTCGTCAACGGGATCCGAGACTCCGGCCACGCCGTCGACGAGCTGCGACGTGTGGAGCAGTTCGCGCGCCTGCACATCACCACCGACGAGGGAAGTTTCGTCGAGATGGACATGGGCGTGGACTACCGCGAAGGCGAACCCGTCACCCTGTCGGTCGGTCCCGTGCTCAGCCTGGACGACGCCGTCGCCAACAAGGTCAGCGCCCTCTACAGCCGTGCCGAGGCCCGCGACTACCTCGACGTCGACGCGATTCGGACCTCCGGCAAGTTCACCGACGCCGACCTCATCGCCGCAGCACGGGAACGAGGTTTCGGATTCGAGGTCCCCATGTTCGCTGCGCAGCTCGAAGCGGTACAGCGGCTCCGACCGGATCAGCTTCCCAACCGCGCCCGGCACCCAGCGACAGGCAGCGCCCACCCCGCCAACCGCTGCACCCGAAGGCCGCTCCCCGGAGCAGAACCGCAACCCACGGCGCAGTCGATAGCACCCCACCACCCTTCGTGCGGGCGATCCTTTACTCAGCGACTCCCGTTCGGCGACAGGCGGTCAGAACGGTCGACGGCCGTGGGCTCGTTCAAAGGCCCGGAACCAGCGTGCGCGCGCTATCGCGACAATGAGCATGAATACTCCGGCGCCGCCCGCGATGACGAAGATGCCAAGGCCCACCACCACGACGCCTGTGGAGTCACCATCTATCGCGGACAATAA
- a CDS encoding helix-turn-helix transcriptional regulator, with protein sequence MQDSGAIEPDALIDALKALANPVRLEIVQWLRDPEAAFADYEPIADRAEVGACVSHIQAKSGLAQSTISSYMGTLERAGLVHPTRVGKWTHYRLDEDRMRRVGDAIGSS encoded by the coding sequence GTGCAGGATTCGGGAGCGATCGAACCGGATGCGCTGATCGACGCGCTCAAGGCGCTGGCCAACCCGGTGCGGCTCGAGATCGTGCAGTGGCTCCGCGACCCGGAGGCCGCCTTCGCCGACTACGAGCCCATCGCGGATCGCGCCGAGGTCGGCGCCTGCGTCAGCCACATCCAGGCGAAGAGCGGCCTCGCGCAGTCGACGATCTCCTCCTACATGGGAACCCTCGAGCGCGCCGGCCTCGTCCACCCCACCCGCGTGGGCAAATGGACGCACTACCGGCTCGACGAAGACCGCATGCGACGCGTGGGAGACGCCATCGGTTCCTCGTAG
- a CDS encoding NAD(P)H-dependent oxidoreductase, whose protein sequence is MTTTPISTVLIVHAHPEPTSFSTAQAHGACRALEAQGLHVDLLDLYAQAWQPVLDRHEFPAFDGPFKPQREQWSAVRDGTLPDDVRSDLDRVLAADLLVLSFPLWWFSMPAILKGWLDRVFVMGGVAGGDAGLFETARLAGRRAVALVTTGGPAAAFAPDGAFGDIDEFLFHIHRGVFEFVGYDALTPVITYGPAHLDDAARADALRAAADAFRDIEHRPSAATSRTRRSLAG, encoded by the coding sequence GTGACGACGACTCCCATCTCGACCGTGCTGATCGTGCACGCGCACCCCGAACCCACCTCCTTCAGTACCGCTCAGGCTCATGGAGCCTGCCGGGCCCTCGAGGCGCAGGGCCTCCATGTCGACCTCCTCGACCTCTATGCGCAGGCATGGCAGCCGGTCCTGGATCGCCACGAGTTCCCGGCGTTCGACGGCCCGTTCAAGCCGCAACGCGAGCAGTGGAGCGCCGTCCGCGACGGCACCCTGCCCGACGACGTGCGCTCCGACCTCGACCGCGTCCTGGCGGCTGATCTCCTCGTGCTGTCCTTCCCGCTGTGGTGGTTCTCGATGCCGGCCATCCTGAAAGGCTGGCTGGACCGCGTCTTCGTCATGGGTGGCGTCGCCGGTGGTGACGCCGGCCTCTTCGAGACCGCGCGGCTCGCAGGACGACGGGCAGTGGCACTCGTGACGACCGGAGGCCCAGCAGCGGCCTTCGCGCCGGACGGCGCCTTCGGCGACATCGACGAGTTCCTGTTCCACATCCACCGCGGCGTGTTCGAGTTCGTCGGGTACGACGCCCTCACGCCAGTCATCACCTACGGGCCCGCGCACCTCGACGACGCCGCTCGGGCCGACGCCCTTCGTGCTGCAGCGGACGCCTTCCGGGACATTGAACATCGGCCGAGCGCCGCCACTTCGCGGACCCGGAGGAGTCTGGCCGGCTGA
- a CDS encoding FAD-binding and (Fe-S)-binding domain-containing protein, with the protein MAHPTTVPSSATQAIGEAVGDPARIRTRAIDRAAYAGDASHYLLTPEAVVIAESAAEVAAILRAASRSAAPVTFRSGGTSLSGQASGSGFVIDTRQRFKSIEVLDGGKRVRVQPGVTVAQVNARLTRLGYRLGPDPASEVACTIGGVIANNSSGMACGIDENTYRTLESMVFVLPSGTTIDTADPTADRQLHDAEPELSEGIERLQRRVRSDPASVASIERQFSLKNTMGYGINAFLDFDSPVDVLQHLLIGSEGTLAFVAEATFRTVPVLPLVSTALAVFPSLDAATRALPELVASGAATLELMDATSLTVGQRLPGSPAEIQGFTPQDHAALLVEYRSGDAVDLRDRATAGGTFLNGLDVHAPVAFTSDASQRARAWALRKGLYASVAGARPSGTTALLEDIVVPTAALADTCASLQELFEQHAYRDSVIFGHAKDGNIHFMLTDRFEGDAALGRFVAFTEQMVDLVLDAGGNLKAEHGTGRAMAPYVRRQYGDELYGVMLELKRLVDPAGVMNPGVLIDEDPEAHLRGIKLQPTVEEEVDRCVECGYCEPVCPSRDLTLTPRQRIVVRRAEESARARGDIALAEELADDYDYAGVQTCAVDGMCQTACPVQINTGALVKRLRREDAAPVPAAGWKAAAVGWGPATRIGSVALSGAKLLPAPVVGAVTDVARAVLGADTVPKYSGDLPGGGRSRKALGRTVGAADGPTVGIYVPACVNSMFGAADGGDGVMGAFTRLLERAGLQMIVPDGVESICCGTPWSSKGFASGAAVNEQRTVERVRAAVADSGLVVVSDASSCTEGFAKLLSASGVVMEDAVAFAAREILPRVEVDARIEQLVLHPTCSSRQMGLDPDLVLIGEAVAERVHVPDDWGCCAFAGDRGMLHPELTASATKAEAAEVAAIGADAHASCNRTCELGMTRATGEDYRHVLELLDAASAGSASGVGARLR; encoded by the coding sequence GTGGCACACCCGACCACCGTCCCATCCTCCGCCACCCAGGCCATCGGCGAGGCCGTCGGCGATCCCGCCCGCATCCGGACCCGCGCGATCGACCGTGCCGCCTACGCCGGTGACGCCTCGCACTACCTCCTCACGCCGGAGGCCGTCGTCATCGCGGAGAGCGCGGCCGAGGTCGCCGCGATCCTGCGGGCCGCGAGCCGTTCCGCAGCTCCGGTCACGTTCCGGTCCGGCGGCACCAGCCTCTCCGGCCAGGCGTCGGGCTCCGGGTTCGTCATCGACACGAGGCAGCGGTTCAAGTCCATCGAGGTCCTCGACGGCGGCAAGCGTGTCCGCGTGCAGCCCGGGGTGACGGTGGCCCAGGTGAACGCCCGCCTGACGCGACTCGGCTACCGCCTCGGCCCCGACCCGGCGAGCGAGGTGGCGTGCACGATCGGCGGCGTCATCGCGAACAACTCGAGCGGCATGGCCTGCGGGATCGACGAGAACACCTACCGGACGCTGGAGTCGATGGTGTTCGTACTCCCGTCCGGCACGACGATCGACACGGCCGATCCCACGGCAGACCGTCAGCTGCACGACGCCGAACCGGAACTCTCCGAGGGCATCGAGCGGCTGCAACGGCGGGTGCGGTCCGACCCGGCGTCCGTCGCGTCCATCGAGCGCCAGTTCTCGCTGAAGAACACCATGGGCTACGGGATCAACGCCTTCCTCGACTTCGACTCCCCCGTCGACGTCCTCCAGCACCTGCTCATCGGTTCGGAGGGCACGCTCGCGTTCGTCGCCGAGGCGACCTTCCGCACCGTTCCCGTCCTGCCGCTGGTGTCCACGGCGTTGGCCGTGTTCCCCTCGCTCGACGCGGCGACGCGCGCGCTGCCGGAGTTGGTGGCGTCCGGCGCGGCGACGCTCGAACTCATGGACGCGACCTCGTTGACGGTCGGGCAGCGGCTCCCCGGGAGCCCTGCGGAGATCCAGGGGTTCACGCCGCAGGATCACGCGGCCCTCCTCGTCGAGTACCGGTCCGGTGACGCCGTGGACCTCAGGGACCGCGCGACCGCGGGCGGCACGTTCCTCAACGGTCTCGACGTGCATGCACCGGTGGCGTTCACGAGTGACGCGTCCCAGCGTGCGCGTGCGTGGGCGCTCCGCAAGGGGCTCTACGCCTCGGTCGCCGGTGCCCGTCCCTCCGGCACGACGGCGCTGCTCGAGGACATCGTCGTCCCCACGGCGGCCCTCGCCGACACCTGCGCCAGCCTGCAGGAGCTCTTCGAGCAGCACGCCTATCGCGACTCGGTCATCTTCGGCCACGCGAAGGACGGCAACATCCACTTCATGCTCACCGACCGCTTCGAGGGCGACGCCGCGCTCGGTCGGTTCGTCGCGTTCACGGAGCAGATGGTCGACCTCGTCCTCGACGCGGGCGGCAACCTGAAGGCGGAGCACGGCACGGGGCGCGCCATGGCACCGTACGTCCGTCGGCAGTACGGCGACGAGCTCTACGGCGTGATGCTCGAGCTCAAGCGGCTCGTGGATCCGGCCGGCGTGATGAACCCCGGTGTGCTCATCGACGAGGACCCGGAGGCACACCTCCGCGGGATCAAGCTGCAGCCGACGGTCGAGGAAGAGGTCGACCGCTGTGTGGAGTGCGGGTACTGCGAGCCCGTCTGCCCGAGTCGCGACCTGACGCTCACGCCGCGGCAGCGCATCGTCGTGCGCCGGGCCGAGGAGTCCGCCCGGGCCCGCGGCGACATCGCGCTGGCCGAGGAGCTGGCGGACGACTACGACTACGCCGGCGTGCAGACCTGCGCGGTCGACGGCATGTGTCAGACCGCGTGCCCGGTCCAGATCAACACCGGCGCCCTGGTCAAGCGGCTGCGACGCGAGGATGCGGCTCCGGTCCCCGCGGCGGGGTGGAAGGCGGCGGCTGTCGGCTGGGGGCCGGCCACGAGGATCGGTTCGGTCGCGCTCTCTGGCGCGAAGCTGTTGCCGGCTCCCGTGGTCGGCGCGGTGACGGATGTCGCCAGGGCCGTGCTCGGCGCGGACACCGTGCCCAAGTACTCCGGTGACCTGCCGGGCGGCGGGCGCTCGCGGAAGGCGCTCGGTCGGACGGTCGGTGCAGCGGACGGTCCGACGGTCGGCATCTACGTTCCGGCGTGCGTGAACAGCATGTTTGGCGCGGCGGACGGGGGCGACGGTGTCATGGGCGCTTTCACGCGCCTCTTGGAGCGTGCGGGCCTGCAGATGATCGTGCCTGACGGTGTCGAGTCGATCTGCTGCGGGACGCCGTGGTCGTCGAAGGGCTTCGCGTCCGGGGCGGCGGTGAACGAGCAGCGCACGGTCGAGCGCGTCCGAGCGGCGGTCGCCGACAGTGGTCTGGTGGTCGTGAGCGACGCGTCGAGCTGCACGGAGGGTTTCGCGAAGCTGCTCAGCGCGAGTGGCGTCGTGATGGAGGACGCGGTGGCCTTCGCCGCCCGCGAGATCCTGCCGCGGGTCGAGGTCGACGCCCGCATCGAGCAGTTGGTCCTGCACCCGACCTGCTCCTCCCGGCAGATGGGGCTCGACCCCGACCTGGTGCTGATCGGCGAGGCCGTCGCCGAGCGCGTGCACGTGCCCGACGACTGGGGCTGCTGCGCGTTCGCGGGCGACCGCGGCATGCTGCACCCGGAGCTCACCGCCTCTGCGACGAAGGCCGAGGCCGCTGAAGTCGCGGCCATCGGTGCCGACGCGCACGCATCGTGCAACCGCACCTGCGAACTCGGCATGACCCGAGCGACCGGCGAGGACTACCGCCACGTGCTCGAGCTGCTCGACGCCGCGTCCGCCGGCTCGGCGAGTGGGGTGGGAGCACGCCTGCGATGA
- the nagB gene encoding glucosamine-6-phosphate deaminase, whose protein sequence is MEIIILPDAAEVGRVAGAKIASIVAGRPEPVIGLATGSSPQGIYTELARRVQAGSLSFAGARGFALDEYVGIPAEHPESYANVIAREVVGPLGFDPSRVRVPDGRAADLAAAAQEYDRAIAEAGGIDVQILGIGANGHVGFNEPTSSFASRTRIKTLAPKTREDNARFFDSLDQVPTHCMTQGLGTILEARELVLVAQGAGKAEAIAASVEGPLSSFVPGSALQLHEHATVIVDEAAASRLKLADYYRYTYDNRPEWQRFE, encoded by the coding sequence GTGGAGATCATCATCCTTCCCGACGCAGCCGAGGTCGGTCGGGTCGCCGGCGCGAAGATCGCGTCGATCGTGGCCGGACGGCCTGAGCCGGTCATCGGCCTGGCGACCGGTTCCAGCCCCCAGGGCATCTACACCGAGCTGGCGCGTCGCGTCCAGGCGGGCTCGCTGTCGTTCGCCGGTGCCCGCGGGTTCGCGCTGGACGAGTACGTCGGCATCCCGGCGGAGCACCCCGAGTCGTACGCCAACGTGATCGCCCGCGAGGTGGTCGGCCCGCTCGGCTTCGACCCGTCGCGCGTCCGCGTCCCCGACGGCCGAGCCGCCGACCTCGCGGCCGCCGCGCAGGAGTACGACCGCGCCATCGCCGAGGCCGGCGGTATCGACGTGCAGATCCTCGGAATCGGCGCGAACGGACACGTCGGGTTCAACGAGCCCACCTCGTCGTTCGCCTCGCGCACGCGGATCAAGACCCTGGCGCCGAAGACCCGCGAGGACAACGCGCGGTTCTTCGACTCGCTCGACCAGGTGCCCACCCACTGCATGACCCAGGGGCTCGGCACCATCCTCGAGGCCCGCGAACTCGTGCTCGTCGCGCAGGGTGCCGGGAAGGCGGAGGCCATCGCGGCCTCGGTGGAAGGACCGCTGAGTTCCTTCGTTCCCGGGTCCGCGCTGCAGCTGCACGAGCACGCGACCGTCATCGTCGACGAGGCCGCGGCGTCGCGACTCAAGCTGGCGGACTACTATCGCTACACCTACGACAACCGGCCGGAGTGGCAACGCTTCGAATGA
- the murQ gene encoding N-acetylmuramic acid 6-phosphate etherase — MPETSSTLAALSTEGRNPRTIDLDTLDTLRLLEVINDEDRLVAGAVRAELPDIARAVERITEARRNGGRLIYLGAGTSGRIGLLDAVECPPTFGTDPSEVIGLIAGGENAFVVAVEGAEDDIELGAAELRAAELRPTDVVVGLAASGRTPYVIGGLRYARQLGAATIAVSCNTGSRIGAEAEIAIEVMTGPEALTGSTRLKAGTAQKLVCNMLSTASMVRSGKVYSNLMVDVRPTNEKLVDRAQRIVADATGADRAVADAALEQAGSHAKTAVVMLLADVDAATATRLLEANDGDVRAAVSAAASA, encoded by the coding sequence GTGCCTGAGACCTCGAGTACCCTGGCCGCACTCTCGACGGAGGGGCGCAACCCGCGCACGATCGACCTCGACACCCTCGACACGCTTCGGCTGCTCGAGGTCATCAACGACGAGGATCGGCTCGTCGCGGGTGCGGTCCGCGCGGAACTGCCGGACATCGCCCGCGCCGTGGAACGCATCACGGAGGCACGACGGAACGGCGGGCGCCTCATCTACCTGGGCGCCGGGACGAGCGGTCGGATCGGCCTGCTCGACGCGGTCGAGTGCCCGCCGACGTTCGGCACCGACCCCTCCGAAGTGATCGGGCTCATCGCCGGCGGCGAGAACGCGTTCGTGGTCGCCGTCGAAGGTGCTGAGGACGACATCGAACTCGGTGCCGCGGAACTCCGCGCAGCCGAGCTCCGACCCACGGACGTGGTCGTCGGGCTCGCAGCCAGTGGTCGCACCCCCTACGTCATCGGCGGCCTGCGGTACGCCCGACAGCTGGGCGCAGCGACCATCGCGGTGTCCTGCAACACGGGCTCGCGGATCGGTGCCGAGGCCGAGATCGCCATCGAGGTCATGACCGGCCCCGAGGCACTGACGGGTTCGACCCGACTCAAGGCCGGGACCGCGCAGAAGCTCGTGTGCAACATGCTCTCCACCGCGAGCATGGTGCGCTCGGGCAAGGTCTACTCCAACCTCATGGTGGACGTGCGGCCCACGAACGAGAAGCTCGTCGACCGCGCGCAGCGGATCGTCGCCGACGCCACCGGAGCGGACCGCGCCGTCGCGGACGCCGCCCTGGAACAGGCCGGGTCACACGCCAAGACGGCCGTCGTCATGCTCCTCGCCGACGTCGACGCCGCGACGGCGACACGCCTGCTCGAAGCGAACGACGGCGACGTCCGCGCGGCCGTGTCCGCTGCTGCGAGCGCCTGA
- a CDS encoding anhydro-N-acetylmuramic acid kinase, with translation MTRPVRVIGLMSGTSHDAIDAAAAEISVDGDTLVVRPLGLITAGYEPELRAMITAALPPAATSVEDVCRLDTRIGQAFADLAVRAVAELCDGDADLIVSHGQTMYHWVEDGRVEGTLQLGQPAWIAERTGVTVVADLRSRDVAAGGQGAPLVSMIDALWLAGGTAAAVNLGGIANATIVRPGTDPIAFDSGPANALIDAVVAEHTGGARQYDADGELAARGTVHEETLELLLREPYYERSAPKSTGKELFHLAYLRQQLAGRPTLPVEDLVATLTELTARTVADAVRGVERVILAGGGVRNPQLVARIRAALPDAEVVISDDAGLPSDAKEALAFAVLGFLTVNGQAGSLPSATGASHGSVLGAIVPGRVLPARTLDGPPRGLRFEA, from the coding sequence GTGACCCGGCCAGTGCGTGTCATCGGCCTCATGTCGGGCACCTCGCACGACGCGATCGACGCGGCCGCCGCGGAGATCAGCGTCGACGGCGACACCCTCGTCGTCCGCCCACTCGGCCTCATCACCGCCGGGTACGAGCCGGAGCTGCGGGCCATGATCACCGCAGCCCTCCCGCCCGCGGCAACGAGCGTCGAGGACGTCTGCCGCCTGGACACCCGGATCGGCCAGGCGTTCGCCGACCTCGCGGTCCGGGCCGTCGCCGAGCTGTGCGATGGCGACGCCGATCTGATCGTCTCCCACGGCCAGACCATGTACCACTGGGTCGAGGACGGCCGGGTGGAGGGCACCCTCCAGCTCGGTCAGCCTGCCTGGATCGCCGAACGCACCGGCGTGACCGTCGTCGCCGACCTCCGTTCGCGCGACGTCGCGGCCGGCGGCCAGGGTGCCCCGCTCGTGAGCATGATCGACGCCCTCTGGCTCGCGGGTGGGACCGCCGCAGCCGTCAACCTCGGCGGCATCGCGAACGCGACCATCGTGCGCCCGGGAACGGATCCGATCGCGTTCGACAGCGGACCCGCGAACGCCCTCATCGACGCGGTCGTCGCCGAGCACACGGGTGGCGCCCGGCAGTACGACGCCGACGGTGAACTCGCCGCGCGCGGCACCGTCCACGAGGAGACCCTCGAGCTGCTACTCCGCGAGCCGTACTACGAGCGGTCCGCACCGAAGTCGACGGGCAAGGAACTCTTCCACCTCGCGTACCTGCGGCAGCAGCTCGCCGGGCGTCCGACGCTGCCCGTGGAGGATCTGGTCGCGACCCTGACCGAGCTGACCGCCCGGACCGTGGCCGACGCGGTCCGCGGGGTCGAACGCGTCATCCTCGCCGGCGGCGGGGTCCGCAACCCGCAGCTCGTCGCACGCATCCGCGCGGCCCTCCCCGATGCCGAGGTCGTGATCAGCGACGACGCCGGGCTCCCGTCCGACGCGAAGGAGGCGCTCGCCTTCGCCGTCCTCGGCTTCCTGACGGTGAACGGACAGGCGGGATCCCTGCCCTCAGCCACCGGCGCCTCGCACGGCAGCGTGCTCGGCGCGATCGTCCCCGGACGCGTCCTTCCGGCACGCACCCTCGACGGGCCGCCGCGGGGGCTACGGTTCGAAGCATGA
- a CDS encoding MFS transporter translates to MTSSTPPITISSAARRRAIVAGSVGNFIEWYEFGIYGFLATILAAQFFSDGEQTGIESLIATYASFAIAFFFRPVGAALFGRIGDRIGRKPTLILVLVLMSGATALIGILPTYASIGVAAPILLTLVRILQGLSAGGEFGGAVSVMTEFAPAGKRGLYGSWQSFTVALGLLGGAGTVALLSAVLSEADLAAWGWRIAFLLAIPLGAVALFLRLKLEETPEFQQITASGTDGSDTAKAATQPVVRAGAAATAKAILLGIGRLMGWSAAGYTFLVVMPSYLQSSLNASFQEALISTVLANAGFAATILPAGWLSDKIGRRWVMLTGTGLIVILALPLLNVLQNPDLGVGIHGLAVFVAGAVVGMIAGPGPAMLAEMFPTSVRYTGLGLSYSISNAVFSGSAGLIITSLIASTGDLDVPAYYVMATCVVSAIAIGTLRGNAHRTELRK, encoded by the coding sequence GTGACCAGCTCCACACCGCCCATCACGATCAGCAGCGCCGCCCGGCGTCGCGCCATCGTGGCCGGCAGCGTCGGCAACTTCATCGAGTGGTACGAGTTCGGGATCTACGGGTTCCTCGCCACGATCCTCGCGGCCCAGTTCTTCAGCGACGGCGAGCAGACGGGTATCGAGTCGCTCATCGCGACGTACGCGTCCTTCGCCATCGCCTTCTTCTTCCGCCCGGTGGGTGCGGCCCTGTTCGGCCGGATCGGCGACCGGATCGGTCGGAAGCCGACGCTCATCCTCGTCCTGGTGCTGATGTCCGGAGCGACCGCCCTCATCGGCATCCTCCCGACGTACGCGTCGATCGGTGTCGCGGCTCCGATCCTGCTCACGCTCGTGCGCATCCTCCAGGGGCTCTCCGCGGGTGGCGAGTTCGGCGGGGCCGTCTCGGTCATGACCGAGTTCGCACCTGCGGGCAAGCGCGGACTCTACGGCTCCTGGCAGTCGTTCACCGTTGCGCTCGGCCTCCTCGGCGGCGCGGGAACCGTCGCGCTGTTGTCGGCCGTCCTGTCCGAAGCGGATCTGGCGGCGTGGGGCTGGCGGATCGCCTTCCTCCTCGCGATCCCGCTCGGCGCGGTCGCCCTGTTCCTCCGCCTCAAGCTCGAGGAGACGCCGGAGTTCCAGCAGATCACCGCCTCGGGCACCGACGGCTCCGACACCGCCAAGGCTGCGACGCAGCCGGTCGTCCGTGCCGGCGCTGCGGCGACCGCGAAGGCGATCCTCCTCGGCATCGGCCGCCTCATGGGATGGTCCGCCGCGGGGTACACCTTCCTCGTCGTCATGCCCTCCTACCTGCAGAGCAGCCTCAACGCGTCGTTCCAGGAGGCCCTGATCTCGACCGTGCTCGCGAACGCCGGATTCGCCGCGACGATCCTCCCGGCCGGATGGCTGTCGGACAAGATCGGACGCCGCTGGGTGATGCTCACCGGCACCGGCCTCATCGTCATCCTCGCGCTACCCCTGCTCAACGTGCTCCAGAACCCGGACCTCGGGGTCGGGATCCACGGGCTCGCCGTGTTCGTCGCCGGAGCCGTCGTCGGCATGATCGCGGGCCCCGGCCCGGCCATGCTCGCCGAGATGTTCCCCACCTCCGTCCGCTACACCGGCCTCGGGTTGTCGTACTCGATCTCGAACGCCGTGTTCTCGGGCAGCGCCGGCCTCATCATCACCTCACTGATCGCCTCCACTGGCGACCTCGACGTGCCGGCGTACTACGTGATGGCGACGTGCGTGGTGAGCGCGATCGCGATCGGCACCCTCCGAGGGAACGCGCACCGGACGGAGCTGCGCAAGTGA